In Notamacropus eugenii isolate mMacEug1 chromosome 1, mMacEug1.pri_v2, whole genome shotgun sequence, one genomic interval encodes:
- the ZNF319 gene encoding zinc finger protein 319, with protein MSESWQQQPPPPAPPQQPPPPPQQQQQHHAEPPPALAEHSIPPSAAENPLGCAVYGILLQPDPNLQHHQHPPLQAPAEPSHKCGVCGHDLTHLSSPHEHQCLPGHDRSFQCTQCLKIFHQATDLLEHQCIQVEQKPFVCGVCKMGFSLLTSLAQHHNVHSGSVMKCSICEKTYKPSEPAQPAPAPEPVEKPYSCSICQKPFKHLSELSRHERIHTGEKPYKCTLCDKSFSQSSHLVHHKRTHSSERPYKCTVCEKTFKHRSHLVRHMYAHSGEHLFKCPACELHFRESSELLQHACTPSGERPFRCGECQKAFRRPSDLRQHERTHSEERPFQCDLCQMSFKQQYALLRHRRTHKTPSTSPEPFKCALCEKGFAQPGHLVYHQHVHSLESIFKCGVCQKGFDQSSELLRHKCAQSAERPFKCTVCAKAYKRASALQKHQLAHCAEKPLRCTLCERRFFSSSEFVQHRCDPAREKPLKCPDCDKRFKYASDLQRHRRVHTGEKPYKCPSCDKAFKQREHLNKHHSVHAREQQYKCMWCGERFLDLGLLQEHSTQHTAEGAYQVAACLP; from the coding sequence ATGTCAGAAAGCTGGCAGCAACAGCCTCCTCCACCAGCCCCACCACAGCAGCCCCCGCCTcccccacagcagcagcagcagcaccatgCTGAGCCTCCCCCTGCTCTGGCCGAACACTCGATCCCCCCAAGCGCAGCTGAGAACCCCCTGGGATGCGCTGTCTATGGCATTCTCTTGCAGCCGGACCCCAATCTACAGCACCACCAGCACCCTCCCTTGCAGGCCCCTGCAGAGCCGTCCCATAAATGTGGAGTATGTGGCCACGACCTGACCCACCTCTCCAGTCCCCATGAGCACCAGTGCCTGCCCGGCCACGACCGTTCCTTTCAGTGCACTCAGTGCCTGAAGATCTTCCACCAAGCCACTGACCTCCTGGAGCACCAGTGCATCCAAGTGGAGCAAAAGCCCTTTGTGTGCGGTGTGTGCAAGATGGGCTTCTCTCTGCTTACGTCCTTGGCGCAGCACCACAACGTGCACAGTGGCAGCGTGATGAAGTGCTCTATCTGCGAGAAGACCTACAAGCCAAGTGAGCCTGCGCAGCCAGCGCCTGCACCTGAGCCCGTGGAGAAACCATACAGCTGCTCCATCTGCCAGAAGCCCTTCAAGCACCTGTCAGAACTGTCACGGCACGAGCGCATCCACACGGGCGAGAAACCCTACAAGTGCACGCTGTGCGATAAGAGCTTCAGCCAGTCCTCCCACCTGGTGCACCACAAGCGCACACACAGTTCAGAGCGGCCCTACAAGTGCACTGTGTGCGAGAAGACCTTCAAGCACCGGTCACACCTGGTACGCCACATGTACGCACACTCAGGGGAGCATCTCTTCAAGTGTCCAGCCTGCGAGCTGCACTTCCGTGAGTCCTCCGAGCTGCTCCAACATGCATGTACCCCCAGCGGTGAGCGCCCCTTCCGCTGTGGAGAGTGCCAGAAGGCCTTCCGTCGGCCCTCAGACCTGCGGCAGCATGAGCGCACACACAGCGAGGAGCGGCCCTTCCAGTGTGACCTGTGCCAGATGAGCTTCAAGCAGCAGTACGCATTGCTGCGACATCGGCGCACACACAAGACCCCCAGCACCTCCCCTGAACCCTTCAAATGTGCACTGTGTGAGAAAGGCTTTGCTCAGCCTGGCCACCTGGTCTACCACCAGCATGTGCACAGCCTCGAGAGCATCTTCAAGTGCGGAGTCTGCCAGAAGGGCTTCGATCAGTCATCGGAGCTTCTGCGGCACAAGTGTGCCCAGAGCGCTGAGCGACCCTTCAAGTGCACCGTCTGTGCCAAGGCCTACAAACGTGCCTCGGCCCTGCAGAAACACCAGCTGGCCCACTGTGCAGAGAAGCCCCTGCGCTGCACACTCTGTGAGCGCCGCTTCTTTTCCTCCTCGGAGTTTGTGCAGCACCGCTGCGACCCAGCCCGCGAGAAGCCCCTCAAGTGCCCCGACTGTGACAAGCGCTTCAAATATGCCTCAGACCTGCAGCGGCACCGGCGCGTGCACACGGGCGAGAAGCCCTACAAGTGCCCCTCATGTGACAAGGCCTTCAAGCAGCGTGAGCACCTCAATAAGCACCACAGCGTGCATGCCCGTGAGCAGCAATACAAGTGCATGTGGTGTGGGGAGCGCTTCCTGGACCTGGGGCTGCTGCAGGAGCACAGCACCCAACACACCGCTGAAGGTGCCTATCAGGTGGCTGCTTGTCTCCCCTGA